A window of Zingiber officinale cultivar Zhangliang chromosome 5A, Zo_v1.1, whole genome shotgun sequence contains these coding sequences:
- the LOC121982400 gene encoding protein arginine N-methyltransferase 7-like isoform X2 produces MLAARTMEKFGESSVATVSACESYLPMGKLMRRVLRGNKMEKKIKVFHKRSDELVVGVDLKSRAAVLVSEILDSELLGEGLIPTLQHAHDMLLIKNPQTVPYCATTYGQLVESPYLQKLQDLFHGEANLSDGVHLTCPGLEGIMGIKKQQYAMHCDAMFNDLRLLSEPFKVFEFDFWKRPESHGEIKISVKASSEGNANAVISWWVVQLDYEGSVVYTTAPRWITRTDDIKEATCVPDAKDWCDHWKQCVWFIPGPGLPVSKDENVVFNATHDETKISYHLKCDNSLIYSNTYGDCRLELSPERIALYGDRDWRSGLMTAMRNILHAQSSQFCVVADDSVFLTILTACLSKNATIVSSFPGLQEKGEKYLQAVANANGFSMDRIKVMGMRSPNLAKNNLIQRKVDLLVGEPFYYGTEGALPWQNLRFWKERTLLDSVLSEDVIVMPFKGVLKVCAMSLPDLWRSRCCLENVEGFDHSVVNETLGACGNLPRMIEGPCLPYYVWQCGEVQELSGVLPLMEFDFANPIHSCSGKTKMWFSKPGLCHGFVLWIDWVMDEKGSVVMSAGPASRYQKQGVKLLSQPFNVNTTDCFVEIEASFDHSSGEITVSSFFSPLQSGSSLPIDQKSN; encoded by the exons ATGTTGGCAGCACGCACGATGGAGAAATTTGGTGAATCCTCAGTGGCGACTGTGTCAGCTTGTGAGTCTTACCTTCCCATGGGGAAGCTAATGCGTAGAGTATTGCGGGGAAATAAGATGGAGAAGAAGATAAAGGTCTTCCACAAGCGATCTGATGAGCTTGTTGTTGGCGTGGACCTTAAATCACGAGCAGCTGTGTTG GTTAGTGAGATATTAGACTCAGAATTATTGGGAGAAGGACTGATACCAACTCTACAACATGCTCATGATATGCTACTCATCAAGAACCCACAAACTGTTCCATATTGTGCCACTACCTATGGACAG CTAGTTGAGAGCCCATACCTGCAGAAGCTGCAGGATTTGTTCCATGGTGAAGCAAATTTATCCGATGGAGTTCATCTTACATGTCCCGGTTTGGAAGGGATTATGGGCATTAAAAAACAACAATATGCCATGCATTGTGATGCCATGTTCAATGATCTACGACTG TTGTCAGAGCCCTTCAAAGTTTTTGAGTTTGACTTTTGGAAACGACCAGAGAGTCATGGTGAAATCAAAATATCAGTAAAAGCTAGCAGTGAAGGCAATGCCAATGCTGTAATTTCATG GTGGGTGGTTCAGTTGGACTATGAAGGTTCAGTGGTATACACCACAGCTCCTAGATGGATTACAAGGACAGATGATATAAAAGAAGCAACTTGTGTTCCTG ACGCTAAAGATTGGTGTGATCACTGGAAGCAATGTGTATGGTTCATTCCAGGACCAGGACTTCCTGTTTCCAAAGATGAAAATGTTGTCTTTAATGCCACCCATGATGAAACTAAGATTTCATACCACCTCAAGTGTGATAATTCATTGATCTACAGCAACACCTATGGGGACTGCCGTCTAGAGCTTTCACCGGAAAGAATTGCCTTGTATGGCGACAGAGATTGGAGGTCAGGGTTAATGACTGCTATGAGAAATATC TTGCATGCACAATCTTCTCAATTTTGTGTCGTTGCTGATGATAGTGTGTTCTTAACAATTCTAACTGCATGTCTCTCCAAAAATGCAACCATAGTTTCAAGTTTTCCTGGGCTACAAGAAAAAGGTGAAAAGTATCTGCAAGCTGTTGCCAACGCAAATGGTTTTTCTATGGATCGTATAAAAGTTATGGGAATGAGGTCACCCAACCTGGCTAAAAATAATCTTATACAAAGAAAG GTTGATCTTCTGGTTGGAGAGCCATTCTACTATGGAACTGAAGGGGCGCTCCCATGGCAGAACCTACGATTTTG GAAGGAGAGGACTCTACTTGACTCCGTGTTGTCTGAAGATGTCATCGTCATGCCTTTTAAGGGAGTACTAAAAGTTTGTGCCATGTCTCTTCCG GATCTTTGGAGAAGCCGGTGTTGCCTGGAAAATGTTGAAGGCTTTGATCACTCGGTCGTGAATGAGACTCTGGGTGCATGTGGCAATTTACCACGAATGATCGAAGGTCCTTGTCTGCCTTATTATGTCTGGCAGTGTGGTGAGGTTCAG GAACTCAGCGGTGTTCTTCCACTCATGGAGTTCGATTTCGCAAATCCTATCCATTCTTGTTCTGGGAAAACAAAG ATGTGGTTCTCCAAACCGGGACTATGCCATGGTTTTGTACTCTGGATCGACTGGGTAATGGATGAAAAAGGCTCCGTCGTAATGTCAGCTGGACCAG CTAGTAGATACCAGAAACAGGGAGTGAAGCTTCTCAGCCAGCCTTTCAATGTCAATACGACCGACTGTTTTGTTGAGATAGAGGCGTCTTTCGATCATTCTTCCGGGGAAATCACTGTCTCATCATTCTTTTCACCATTGCAATCAG GTTCTTCATTACCAATTGACCAAAAGAGCAACTAA
- the LOC121982401 gene encoding ER membrane protein complex subunit 2-like, translating to MVGAEEAARLDRLEIQVENGGGGAWEYLCLVHKLKPRRSDKVLKHGLAILNDPKARSNLGGEEWTLYEQVAFAAFDCQQHNVAKDCVAVLSKEFPGSLRVGRLEGMLLEAENSWAEAEKVYARLLEDNPLDQIIYKRKVAIAKAQGDLKVAVDFLNKYLEIFMSDHDAWRELAEIYVSLQMYKQAAFCYEELLLSQPTVSLYHLAYAEVLYTMGGLENLLTAKKYYASATTLSGGKNTRALYGICLCSAAISQLTKGRSKEEKESSDLPSLAAEALLRDYKYRAPKKLPLLNSMLKNMKLSS from the exons ATGGTGGGGGCGGAGGAGGCGGCTCGGTTGGATCGGCTCGAGATCCAGGTGGAGAACGGCGGCGGAGGGGCGTGGGAGTACCTCTGTCTTGTCCACAAGCTCAAACCCCGGCGATCCGACAAGGTCCTAAAGCACGGCCTCGCCATCCTGAACGACCCCAAGGCCCGATCTAATCTCGGAGGAGAAG AATGGACTCTTTATGAGCAGGTAGCCTTTGCTGCTTTTGATTGCCAGCAACACAATGTTGCAAAg GATTGTGTTGCAGTTCTCTCTAAGGAATTCCCTGGAAGCCTAAGAGTTG GAAGATTAGAGGGGATGCTGCTTGAGGCCGAAAATTCATGGGCTGAAGCAGAAAAAGTATATGCACGCCTTCTAGAAGACAACCCACTTGATCAG ATAATCTACAAGAGAAAGGTTGCTATTGCAAAAGCACAAGGAGATTTGAAAGTTGCTGTTGATTTTCTCAACAAATACTTAGAAAT ATTTATGTCAGATCATGATGCTTGGAGAGAACTTGCTGAGATCTATGTGTCTCTACAAAT GTATAAGCAAGCAGCCTTTTGTTACGAGGAGCTGCTATTGTCTCAACCAACAGTTTCTCTATATCATCTAGCTTATGCAGAG GTACTTTACACAATGGGAGGCCTGGAAAATCTCTTAACAGCCAAAAAGTACTATGCGTCTGCCACCACCCTAAGTGGAGGAAAGAACACTCGAGCTCTATATGGCATATGCTTG TGTAGTGCTGCCATCAGCCAGCTTACGAAAGGCCGGAGCAAGGAAGAGAAAGAGAGCTCTGATCTACCATCTCTGGCTGCAGAAGCCCTGCTGCGTGACTACAAGTACAGGGCTCCTAAGAAGCTGCCTCTTCTTAACAGCATGCTTAAGAACATGAAGCTGAGTTCTTGA